The window gAAAGCTCACTGATGTCCTTGTCAGTGAGGTTGCTCTTGATGGTCGAGTTCCGGAGGAAATTCTTCCAGATGATCTTGCGAGCAGACACCGTAAGATCAGGGTACTCGATGCTCACGTGGATACGCGACTGGAAGGCCGCATCGATCTCGCCGCAGCGGTTAGTCGTCAGGAACATGATGCCCTCATAGTACTCCAAGGTCcggaggaagatggtgacGATCTTGTTGCGCTCAATCTCGTGGTTGCTGCGGGCCTCGAGGAAGACATCGCACTCATCGAGGAGCAAGACGGCGTTCCATCTCGAGACCAACTCCAAGATGGAGTTTAGCTCCCGCTCGACCTCCCATGGATCAGACCCAAGATCACCAGAGCTCAGCATGTGAAGTGGCACCCTGAGGTTCTCCGCCACGGCCTCAGCTGTCAACGTCTTACCAACACCAGGAGGACCAGAGAGCAGGCAGATgatgcccttgcccttgccggcgATGATATCGTCGAAGCTGTCACCCGCGAGCTGGGCTTCGGTGAAGGACAGGATGAGCTCCTTCTGGTCGGCGGGAAGCACCAGCCTGTCAAAGGCAGTAGTGTTCCATCTCACGTCTGTGATCTGTTCCAGGAAAAAGTCGACCCACTTCTTGTACTTCAGACTGTACCCGCGGGTTCGCGAACGGCAGAGCATCTTGTAGTAGTCAGGCATGACAAATTCCTCGGACTCGATGCCGCTCTCGACCTTGTGCTTGTTGAAGCGCTCGATGTCGGTGGCGTTGAAGTCATTGAGGTACCTCACCCGCCAAGGGCTGAAGCGGTTGAAGCTTTCGATATCCACCACGATTCTCCCAGTAATCTGGATGTCGACCTCGTTGCCTTCTCTGTTCCAAGTAATGGCGCGTCCAGAGTATTCCCTATAGTGGTGACCAGCCAGCTGCTCGAAGATGGTTCCACGCTTGAGAAGCTGGGCGGTGAtctcctctttcttctcgtggaagtggaaggggtAAACCTTGAGACCCGTGATCTTCTTGGTGCCGAGGAATTCAGggatgttgatggcctcCTGGTAGCGGCCGAATTCCTTGCCGCCATAGTCGACACAGTCGCAACGGACCTGAAGGAACTTGCCGCAGTTGTTGGCCATGTACTCGGTCTCTACCATCTCGAAGCCGGACATGGGACCGAGGTAGGCAGAGAGGACAATGGTTCCGGGCTGGAAGATCATCCACAGATCCTTGAAGCAGACAACACCATTCTTGACATAGTCCTGAAAAgtcttgatgttgtcgccgATCTCGTAGTTGAGGATGTCGTAGAGGATCTTCATGTgctccttggtcttctccTCGAGGTCGGGCTTCTCCATGTACTTGGTGAACTCGGCCCATCGGTGAACAAAGGGCTTGAAAGGCGCCTCGAACTCTAGCCGGCTGAGCTCGCAGGCAACACCGGGATAGTCGGCCATGATCTCGGAGAGAGCATCGCGGAGCCATGGGCTCTGCACCACGATGCTGTGcgcctccagcttcttgcgGCTGTCCTGACTCTTCATGTTGCGGACAACGACAGCGTAGGTGGCCGTCTCCTCAttctcagcagcctcctcgacaccatctGGATATTTGTCGACCCAGGTCCACTCTCCATCTTCCACTGGACCCTTGTAGATGTCCTTCCTTTGACTGATGCTCCCTACTTGAACTTTGggtttctcctcctcctccttgtcctcatcgctcttctcctcgtccttcttctcttctgtcTTTTCCCCTGTCttgtcctcttccttcttgtcttccttcttgtcttccttcttctcctctgtcttctcctccttcttctcctccttcttcacctctgcTTGCTCCGTCTTCGActtgtcggcggcggtggacccggaggtgagggaggtagCGGACCCACTCTTTGCCGATTTCTCGGCGGCGCTCTTCTTGGAGCGGCGGGGCCAGCAACGAACCATGGTCAATGCTTTGGTGGGGTCGTTGTGTGTAAGTGATAACgtgggaagagaggaagTGAAGAAACCCCGAGGAAGATGGGGCCTTCAATTGTtgtagatgatgatgatgaaagcCTCGTGTTTAACTTGATTTCTGAAGGTTGGAATGCGTCCCTTTATCTATGTGCTCAGAACAGCAAGCCTCGTCCATTGCAAAGTTCAGCTTTTGCACGGTACGAGAAGCCAAACAGGCAGCACAGGGCCCTTATCTCCACTTCCGGGGCCTGAAGCGGCTAGTGACTCACTGCGGTAACTGGGTCCACCAACGGCCGAGTGAGCTTGCAGCGGCTGCCTCCACCGGCTGCCGTCCTCAGatcccaccacaacaaccaaacgAGTCCTTGTTTGCATGGATTGGTATGCAATGCGAAGGTGTAATTTGTCCAGTCCTCAAAGGCAAACTGCGAGGAGAACTCGAGGAATCCGCTTTTCTCATTCAAATCTTCAAAAGTCACTCGCCGAGTGCGGGGTCAAGGGCTGAGTCGCCCAGCGAAGGGGCCGGGAAGCCATCCTCTTCAGAGGCCCCCCGAAGATCCCCGCACGCCACATCTCCAACTCAAACGACAAAAACCAAGCTTCGTCACCGCTTCCAGGCCATGGATGCTATCACCATCCAATCACCAATCCGCACGCACGAGGCCTCTGCAGGCCACCCAGTTGGAAGCCTAGCGCTCCAGGCATGATTACTCCGTAAAGGCAGGAAGAAAAGCAAGCACTGCGTATGCAAGACAACGGCCCTCAGGGCTGGCTATCCGACCTTCCCCTAACCGCCACGTCTTGATGCCAAGCGCCTCGTCTCACATCAGCACCATGAATTCGCCATCGTTGATATCTTTCCAATAGAGGATGGGCATCTGTCAATTGCTGATTCAACGGCGAGGTGTGTTTACATGTATGTTCGCGCTGATAATCTACACATTTTCGGTGCCATCAACACATCAGCAGTCCCATGACTCTCATGCTGGACAGAACGAGCGGTGGACCTGCATAGTATACTTCGTACGCAGCATGGATCCTGCGGATGATTCCCCCATATCCTGATGAGGCTTGGGGTCCCACAAGGCTGAGCCTCTGTCCTGCAGCACCCCATCGGCTGTGTTACTTTGTCTTCACATCGGTTCTGGATAGGCTATGAGAACGACCTCCTGCCGCGATATGGAACCACCACTAGCATTGCCTCTTTCCCTGTCCCTGTCTGTCCTTTCATAAGCATCGCCAACCGACAAACCCGAGGATAAAGTCTGCTTTTCCCAATGGCACGCCTTTGGCTCGCAAGATCGAGTAAGCAGTAGTGACATGGAAGATAAAGTTGGGTATCCCATGGAATTGGACCGCTTCGGTCACAGTGACCTTGAGGGGACGACCTCCCGCCACGCTGGCCAACATTAACATCACGGCTCAGGAAACATGCCCTCAAGATTACTCACATGTCTACAAGGTCTTCGTCCCTCTTATGAGGACGCtccttcatcacctccctcacctcgaGCTGAGCCATCGAGACTCTCATCTCCAATTCCTCGAATGTCTTCTCGTTGTTGTTCAAAGGGCCGTCCAGGTCCCACTGGTTACCTGTCATTCTGTCGAGATTCATAAAGACTGTTCTGATAGCATTTTGAACCTGGAAAACGAGCGGGAGCTGGTCGTCTATCAATCGTGCTTGGACATACACTTTGTCCGCGTTGAGGCCCTGTTTGTTTGCAAATCTCCTGCCTTCCTCCAAAATATGAAGAAGAGCACCTAGACCGTTGCAAAAGATGGGGAGTGCGAAGTCGCAGAGCGAGAGCGGGAGAGGATCTGAAGACGGCGCGGGCATTCTGAAGACGGCGGGCGGTATGTATGAGTTCGGAGAGGGTTAGGCTTTCTCACAGTTCAAATAGGGAAGATGTGTATCGAAGACTACTGTCATTGAATTGCTCAGCTTCCTGATATCTGGTTTGTAGTCGGCACCAGTTGTAGAGATCCTTGTTAGACGCAATTGGCCAATCGGCAACATTAATAAGCTCCGAAAACTGCCCTTGGAAAACCTCAACAGATACCTTCTACTGGGTACATTATATATACAACAGAATGAACATGTGTGCAACAGATTAAGATGTAAACGTCAATCAAGTGGAGTGTGTCACGCCGTCAAGCATCCCAATTGCTATCACAAACTCGCGACCAAGGAGTGTCGAACGCCTGATCAATGACTCCGTCAGGTATGGAGGAAAGTGACTATTTGCATCATAACGACAAATTCCGCTGTACAAAATGTACCACACATCTCCATTAGTGTCAAGTGTGTCGGGAAAACCCTGTCCCAGTTCTACAAATGTTGCTTGGTCCATACTGAAGACACTCAGGGGCTTCTGTACTGCATATTCGAGTTGCAGACTTCATCCGCATAGCGGCCATGTAGGAGCTATATGCTAGCCATATTAGTCAAACGCAAACTGTTCAGTGGAAAGTTCAAGAGTCACCAAGCCAGTGTCAAAGATGTGGCTGCCAAAACTAAAATGTCGATGACTCGCGAACCTTAACGGCGCCACAAAGCCAACCGCCTTCCAAGATGTCTATAAATTTCCTGGCCCAATTCCAGTGttttcccttcttcctctcagACTCTCACAccagacaacaacaatgacCTGCCTCAACAGCGAGATAAGCCTCACCGAACGATTACCTTCTCCAtcaaaacaagaagaatAATCCTAGGAAGACACCCCTGATCGACCGGACACAATGGCCGTCCAGCCGAAGTCCAAGATCACCGTCGCCGGTACTCGCGCCCAGGTccaagccctcctcgcccactccctctcccctgaCAACAAGCGCAACCTCCTCGAGACGGTCGAGTTGCAATTCGgcctcaccaacaacgaccCCGCCGGCGACAAGCGCTTCTCCGGCTCTGTCAAGCTTCCCTCGGCGACCAGCACGACCTCGGTCGTGCTAAGCACCAGGGCCTGGATAGCATGTCGtttgacaacctcaagaagctgaacaagaacaagaggCTCATCAAGAAGCTAGCGCGCTAGTACGATGCGTTTGTCTGCTCGGATACCAAGGTTCGGGAGATCCCAAGGGTTTTAGGACCGGGCTTGTCAAAGGGTAAGTTGAGACCCCTCCTTACCACCTCCCATGTAGCACTGAATACTAATTGCATGTCATGAACACAGCCGACAAGTTCCCTACAACGGTTTAGCACAGCGAGGACCTCGCGGAGAAGATAATCAACGTCAAGTCCACCATCAGGTTCAGGCTGCGCAAAAACCTCTGCATTGCCATGGCCATTGGTAATGTGGACATGACCACGGAGCAGTTGGTGGCCAGCATCATGATCACCATCAACTACCTGGTGTCATGCCTCAAGAAGGGATGGTCCAACGTCAACAGCACCGTCATCAAGTCGACCATGTGGCGCCCCCGTTATCTTTTCTAAGACAATCATTTCGCGGCTGCGCTTCTACATTTTGGGTAAGCACGCCGTGGGGGAAGCATGGGGTAGGCTGGGAAGGATTTCAGTGTGAAGTGGGCAAGTCTTTGACACATTTGAATGGGGGCATCAGCTTAGCCGCTGTATGCTTGTCCAGCTAGAGAACATTTAGCTACTGTAGACATCCAATAGACCCATCTTCACACATACCTAGAGCTCCTTTGGTTCTTTTAGGCGACCAATGATAGGGATAGCAAGACAATAACCAGACTAAAGAGCATATGCGGTTGCTTGGGGCAGACCACTGGGTATCAAATGTACATTGAAACAAAAGAACAATGAAAACAAAACTCACCGACTCTCCCACACAAAGCCTATCAACCAATCCCATGAACAGTAGCACCTCCCTCAGGCCTACCGTCCCTACCTAGTAGTAGTAACCATCCCGATAACCACTCGGATGCCctgaccaccaccttgaaTAGCTGCTTGTATCTGTCAACAGTGTCAGTATGAAAAACCTCTTTCCAACAAGCCGTACATGCACGCAACAACATACCTCTAACTGGACTAATCCCCAACTGCTCCGCCACATTGACATACCCACCGCCATCCGCGCTCCTCTTGCCCTTCTCCCTgttcaccttcttcaccataTCCCCCTCCGACTCCTTTTCCCACACGCTCCTACAATACGGACACGTCACCTCCCCTCTGCCTTGCCCCCGTTTGGTAGCAGCCCACATGTCAAAACATTGCTTGTGGACGTTCTGTCCGCAGGCGGCTTTGCACCAgacaatctcctccttctttgtTGCTGTGTCAAGCTTCTCGAAGCAAATAGGGCAATCTCCTTCAACTGGTTTGCGTTTGCCGTCTtcttcgttgttgttgttgttgtttgcgCTGCCAGAAACGATGGTTGGAGCCCCAGCAAAGATTTGATTGAGCTCGGTGGTGAGAAAAGCGAGTTGGTAGACTAGATGGGCAGGGCAGCGGAGGACGCGGGAGAGGACGTAGATGATGTGTTTGCACTGCTGGTTTGTTCTTGCAAAGTGGGGGCAGGTGCaagtggggaggagggagatgaggatggtgtaGATGTTGCCTGTTGAGCCCGTGAGTTCGATTGTTTCGGATGGGGGGCTGGATTCGAGGGATGAAGGGGTGGTGCGGTGGCGGGATAGGACGAAGAAGCGTTGGGTTGAGGCGCGGGCGTGGAGGTCGTGGAaggattggggaggtttgggccGGAAACTGGAGGGGCGTATTAGTCATGAatgaggggaaaaggggggatgaatggggggttggtacCGGCGAAGGCGTTTCTCTTCCTTGGGTTGGGAAAGACGTTGTTTTTTAGTAGGGGTTTTGGAATCGTCATTGTTGCTGGCAGAGGCGTGGGGTTGCTTGCGcttggtggatgatggagttgtggttgatgacgTCGTGGGGACAGTGGACTTTTTGGGGGCACCCATTTGGCCGCTGAGTGCGCAAGTTTGGCGCAATGGTATCAAGAGTTACAACCCGAATCTATTTCGAAGACTGTGTCACTTCCTGGATGGGAAAACGCAGTTGTTCAAAGGAAAAAGGGGTGGCGGAGAATTGGATGGCCGCGATTGATGCTGAAATGATAAGCTCCACTTTTATTGTTGGTGTGGCGAGCGGGGTGTCACGGAGCTCTCGCGAAGTCACATGACGGTGAGCTCGGCACAGTAACCCTAATCCACTTACATCGAAGCGACCACAGCCACCATGCAAAGCAACGCCAGGAGCAACCTGATGAACTTGACCAAGATATTCAATATGTAGCTAATGATTCTAATTTGGTAAATTGTCAGTATCTAGTAATGAAACACCATCTTCGTCTTTTCTCAGAGCCTAACCCTTATGCGCTCATGTCGGTCAGGGTTATCTATGGACTATCTTTGACTTGAAGATCAACAAATCttggcatcatcctcctctaTGAAGATTGATACACATCATGCACCATATTcatggctttttttttttttttttttggatatTTGATTATGATCTCACTGCTAGCCATCATCCAAGCCTCTAATGGTACCATGTAGGACCATAAATTCACAATGCTTGTACGGGGTAGGTTGTCCAGTGCCTAGATTGACCGTTGAAGTTACCTATAGACCTGCGTTACTACATCCTATTACTTATGACTTTTCACAGTAATGTTCAGGGTAATGATGAGCCACAACTTTGTGTTGTGGAACTCAAGTCCTCTTTTTCACTCCAGAGGCTCAGACACTGAAGCTCGAATTTGATCTGCAGCTTCACAGAAATAGGAAAGAACCGAGTGACCACCTGACTTCGTAATCCCTCTAGGTAGGATATTGGAAGGTACGGAGAACGGAAATACTGGATATCAGGTGATCGGTATTCCATTCTACCCACCCCTCTATTTACTGGGACAAAAGGTCAATCAGAACAATAGGATTGCATCTCACCAGCCAACTCCATCTTACATATTCTCGATCACTTCTGCCAATATCCTGACACATCCAATGTCACCCCTTCATTCTTGTCTTGCTAAGATGCGCTCGTAAACGCTTCACATCGCCTACGCATCCACCACAGCTAATCTTGACAACCCGTCTTCACCAAATGTCAGGTCGATGAGGTTGTGTGTGATCTGGATCGGACGGAAAGGTACGTTTGTCAACGTTTCATCTCTTCAAGGCGCCTCATACGGAACAGATATTGAGGGCAGCTTAGTTTCTTGGCTTTACCGCTCTACTTTAGAATGCCGTTGAGGATAAGATCGCTCTGGAACCCTTCGGTCGGTACCTAATTCTTCAAACTGTCAAGTGGCAGCTCTGCAGGGTTTTCAGAGTCATAACCTGTGGAATCATGGGTAGCTGCAAGCAAACACATAACCAAGCGATTTTCCGACATGGATTATTTGCCTCCCGTTGTTTTCAAACTGTGAGAGCACTGGGCAAGTGTTCCCATTTGGCGGGATGGAGGGCAATAGTATGCGGGCCGGTTGCCTGCATCAGAACCCCTCTACTCTTGTTCCTTCTTATTTGAAGTCGGCCTTTGATTCTTATTTTCCTACTCTCGAGAATATTgctccttccctctcccGTTTCGTTTCGTCGCCCCTCCAAATGCACCGAACACCCCCGCCAGCATTTTCCAATTTCCCAGCACAAGATCTCTAGATACAGACAAAGCACAACTTTCTCTTCACGTCGTCGTTGACTGAGCCTCTCCTCACAATCACCAAACCCCACGTCATCAGGGGGAGTTCAATCTGCCCGACTCTGTCTGTCAAGAGGACACACACAATATCGATGGCTTCTCCTTCTGAAGAGAGGCAAGCGGCCTCGGAGGCAAGTGACCCTCTCCAGGCGACTTACCCCTACATCTCTTCTCCCGGGTGGACTTTCTAACATGCCTGCATACAGACTGCCTTTTCAATAATCGAAAAGCACGTATGCTACCGGCCAGCGGAGGGCCAGGGCTGGAAGTCCATGCCAGTGCTCCCAACTCCgcaggaggtgttggagccGACCAGCGTCGATCCGCCAATCAATCCTGTGGATCGGCCATGGTCTTCCAAGGAGGAGTACCTCACTGCTCAGTATAGCCTGCTAAGGTTGGATGCCATCGAAGGCCTGCGGTTCTCGGTCACGAGATACGTTGATACCTGCCGAACAGGTGCCAGAGTGAtttttgatgatgaataCTGCAGCGTCTACGACGAGGTATGCAAGTGCAAGGCATGTCAATGGTGGGGCGTGGTGCTAATACTTTCAACGTACAGGTCCGGGTCAAAGGCTTTTTCATGGCCAAGATTGCTCCGTTCTCCAGAGTTGAGTTCTCAACGCCGTACAATGTACAGTGGAAAACAACGAAGCGCCTCATGGATGGAACCGTCGTGGCTCTGTCAACCAAGAAAGACAACTTCCGGACCATTTGCAAGATCGCAACAGTGGCCCAGCGTCCATACGCTGTTGGGAGAGATTTCGATTCGACGGTTGCGGTTGCGGTAGATTTGATCTGGGCAAATCCAGAGGATGCTATTATCGACCCAGCTCTGGAGATGGTCATGATTGAGTCGCGGAATGGATACTACGAAGCTTCGCGTCACACGATGCTGGGCCTTCAACATGTCGCAGAAACCACGTAGGTCACTGTTCTATCCATGTCATGTCGTTACATTTCATGCTAATAATTTGGCAATGAAGATCCGCGCTCGACAAGTATATCATAGGTGCCCATACCGCTGACACTGTGCCAGAgttcatccgcatcaaccccaccatgGACTTATCATCTTTGGTTCCTGTGACGGCGAGCAATGGCTCCCAGGCACTCCTCGACGTGAAAGAGTCGCTCAAGAATTACGATATCGTGAAGAAAGGCTTCCCCACTCTCGAGGACGTTGCAGTTCTGGACGAATCCCAACTGGATGGTCTCCATCGTATCATCTCGAACGAGCTCGCCATTGTACAGGGACCACCGGGCACAGGCAAGACATTTACCTCGGTTCAAGCTCTCAAGGTTCTGGTTGCCAACCGGCGGAAGCATGGTGGCCCGCCTATTATCGTTGCAGCTCACACCAATCACGCCCTCGACCAGCTGCTTACATTCTGTCTGGAATTCGAAGTCCTGCGGTTGGGCGGCTTCACAAAAAATGAGGACATCAAGAAGTGCACCGTCTTTGAGAGACAACGGGCCGAGAGAGGCGGTCGGCAGTCCGATATCAAGTCAAGAAACAACGAGAAGCGAAGGCTAGAGAAGCGACAGAAGGAGCTCATTCAAGACCTCAAGATCATGCAACAAGATGTGTTCGGCAAACGTCTAATTGATCCCGATAGACTGCTGGAGGTTGGTGTCATCACTCAAGAACAACACGACTCGTTGAAAATCTTTTCCG is drawn from Podospora pseudocomata strain CBS 415.72m chromosome 1 map unlocalized CBS415.72m_1, whole genome shotgun sequence and contains these coding sequences:
- a CDS encoding uncharacterized protein (COG:O; EggNog:ENOG503Q4AT), with protein sequence MVRCWPRRSKKSAAEKSAKSGSATSLTSGSTAADKSKTEQAEVKKEEKKEEKTEEKKEDKKEDKKEEDKTGEKTEEKKDEEKSDEDKEEEEKPKVQVGSISQRKDIYKGPVEDGEWTWVDKYPDGVEEAAENEETATYAVVVRNMKSQDSRKKLEAHSIVVQSPWLRDALSEIMADYPGVACELSRLEFEAPFKPFVHRWAEFTKYMEKPDLEEKTKEHMKILYDILNYEIGDNIKTFQDYVKNGVVCFKDLWMIFQPGTIVLSAYLGPMSGFEMVETEYMANNCGKFLQVRCDCVDYGGKEFGRYQEAINIPEFLGTKKITGLKVYPFHFHEKKEEITAQLLKRGTIFEQLAGHHYREYSGRAITWNREGNEVDIQITGRIVVDIESFNRFSPWRVRYLNDFNATDIERFNKHKVESGIESEEFVMPDYYKMLCRSRTRGYSLKYKKWVDFFLEQITDVRWNTTAFDRLVLPADQKELILSFTEAQLAGDSFDDIIAGKGKGIICLLSGPPGVGKTLTAEAVAENLRVPLHMLSSGDLGSDPWEVERELNSILELVSRWNAVLLLDECDVFLEARSNHEIERNKIVTIFLRTLEYYEGIMFLTTNRCGEIDAAFQSRIHVSIEYPDLTVSARKIIWKNFLRNSTIKSNLTDKDISELSELKLNGRQIKNVLKTASLLARRRKSDTLERQFIETILIIEKKRPGAPQQMMHYM
- a CDS encoding uncharacterized protein (COG:S; EggNog:ENOG503PDCQ) — encoded protein: MPAPSSDPLPLSLCDFALPIFCNGLGALLHILEEGRRFANKQGLNADKVYVQARLIDDQLPLVFQVQNAIRTVFMNLDRMTGNQWDLDGPLNNNEKTFEELEMRVSMAQLEVREVMKERPHKRDEDLVDIVAGGRPLKVTVTEAVQFHGIPNFIFHVTTAYSILRAKGVPLGKADFILGFVGWRCL
- the RPL10A_1 gene encoding 60S ribosomal protein L10A (EggNog:ENOG503NUHC; COG:J), whose amino-acid sequence is MAVQPKSKITVAGTRAQVQALLAHSLSPDNKRNLLETVELQFGLTNNDPAGDKRFSGSVKLPSATSTTSVVLSTRAWIACQAEQEQEAHQEASALVRCVCLLGYQGSGDPKGFRTGLVKGEDLAEKIINVKSTIRFRLRKNLCIAMAIGNVDMTTEQLVASIMITINYLVSCLKKGWSNVNSTVIKSTMWRPRYLF
- a CDS encoding uncharacterized protein (COG:O; EggNog:ENOG503P08X), yielding MGAPKKSTVPTTSSTTTPSSTKRKQPHASASNNDDSKTPTKKQRLSQPKEEKRLRRFRPKPPQSFHDLHARASTQRFFVLSRHRTTPSSLESSPPSETIELTGSTGNIYTILISLLPTCTCPHFARTNQQCKHIIYVLSRVLRCPAHLVYQLAFLTTELNQIFAGAPTIVSGSANNNNNNEEDGKRKPVEGDCPICFEKLDTATKKEEIVWCKAACGQNVHKQCFDMWAATKRGQGRGEVTCPYCRSVWEKESEGDMVKKVNREKGKRSADGGGYVNVAEQLGISPVRDTSSYSRWWSGHPSGYRDGYYY